One Cohnella candidum genomic region harbors:
- a CDS encoding YhcH/YjgK/YiaL family protein, giving the protein MIIGDLRSWRQEAGWLSPSLRLALEWLEKEVTENTPAGRYEIDGSRMYALVQYLETEPPERRLAEAHRKYADVQLLLRGEELILAARDDGSGEIVADELDSKDKLAYGKVSDESRLLLKPGMFAVFFPKDIHRPCCTPGEVSSAIRKAVVKIDLALFS; this is encoded by the coding sequence ATGATCATCGGGGATCTGCGGAGTTGGAGGCAAGAGGCTGGATGGTTGAGCCCGTCCTTGCGATTAGCGTTGGAGTGGCTGGAAAAGGAAGTGACGGAGAATACGCCTGCCGGCCGGTATGAGATTGACGGCAGCCGCATGTATGCGTTGGTCCAGTACTTGGAAACCGAGCCTCCGGAACGCCGGTTGGCCGAGGCTCATAGGAAATATGCGGACGTACAGCTGCTTCTCCGCGGCGAAGAGTTGATCCTCGCGGCAAGGGATGACGGAAGCGGCGAAATCGTGGCCGACGAGCTGGATTCGAAAGATAAGCTCGCGTATGGCAAGGTGAGCGATGAATCTCGCCTCCTGTTGAAGCCCGGGATGTTCGCGGTATTTTTCCCGAAGGATATCCACCGCCCTTGCTGCACGCCCGGCGAGGTATCTTCCGCCATCCGCAAAGCGGTCGTTAAGATTGATCTTGCACTGTTCTCATAA
- a CDS encoding MDR family MFS transporter codes for MNPINRFFRSYHPIVLTLVIGHGLSRIGSSMSLPFLALYLSHATTMSHAMIGIVSGAGALAGTFGGFIGGALSDRVGRRVIMLTAMFLWAVCFIGFAVAKLPLIFLLLNMLNGLCRSWFEPVSQALMADLTTPDKRIKVFSMRYLAANIGVSVGPLLGAWLGMGKGALPFFVTGCIYLLYGAVLYFLLVAFGIKQIEGNQREKITLASAWQVIRRDFCLKMFLLGAIVVGIGYCQMTFSLSQYVEESFDNGVRLFAALISVNAVTVVTLQIPLSRWAERRSPLLAIHVGNALFAAGLLGFGFSKSWMGLAAAMVVFTLGEILNYPAGSVLLDRLAPEGMRGTYFGAQTFGNLGQFIGPWIGGYLLGAYNGTVMFAVMGVIVLAASVFYGAGARQFAERTGARARESVAS; via the coding sequence ATGAATCCGATCAACCGCTTCTTCCGTTCCTATCACCCTATCGTGCTGACGCTCGTTATCGGGCATGGGTTATCCCGAATCGGCTCCTCGATGAGCTTGCCGTTTCTCGCGCTTTACTTGTCCCACGCCACCACGATGAGCCATGCCATGATCGGCATCGTCTCCGGGGCGGGCGCGCTGGCCGGCACGTTCGGCGGGTTCATCGGCGGCGCGCTGTCGGACCGGGTCGGACGGCGGGTCATTATGCTGACGGCCATGTTCCTGTGGGCGGTATGTTTCATCGGCTTCGCGGTGGCGAAACTGCCGCTGATCTTCCTGCTGCTGAACATGCTGAACGGGCTGTGCCGCTCATGGTTCGAGCCCGTCTCGCAAGCGCTGATGGCGGATTTGACGACACCCGACAAACGGATCAAGGTGTTCTCCATGCGCTATTTGGCCGCGAATATCGGAGTCTCGGTCGGACCGCTGCTGGGAGCTTGGCTGGGCATGGGAAAAGGCGCGCTGCCCTTCTTCGTGACCGGATGCATTTACTTGCTGTATGGCGCCGTTCTATACTTCCTGCTCGTTGCGTTCGGCATCAAGCAGATCGAAGGCAACCAGAGGGAGAAAATCACGCTGGCTTCCGCATGGCAAGTGATCCGCCGCGATTTCTGCCTCAAAATGTTCCTGCTCGGCGCCATCGTCGTCGGCATCGGCTATTGCCAAATGACCTTCTCGCTGTCGCAATACGTGGAGGAAAGCTTCGACAATGGGGTTCGGCTGTTCGCAGCCTTGATCTCGGTGAACGCCGTGACGGTCGTGACGCTGCAAATCCCGCTTAGCCGTTGGGCGGAACGAAGGTCGCCTCTTCTCGCCATCCACGTCGGCAACGCGCTGTTCGCCGCCGGGCTGTTGGGTTTCGGTTTCTCCAAGAGCTGGATGGGCCTGGCCGCGGCTATGGTTGTTTTCACGCTCGGAGAGATTTTGAACTACCCGGCCGGCAGCGTGCTGCTGGACCGGTTGGCTCCGGAGGGGATGAGAGGGACTTATTTCGGAGCGCAGACGTTCGGGAATTTGGGACAGTTCATCGGTCCGTGGATCGGGGGCTATCTGCTCGGCGCCTACAACGGCACGGTGATGTTCGCCGTCATGGGCGTCATCGTGCTCGCGGCATCCGTGTTCTACGGGGCGGGGGCGCGGCAATTCGCCGAACGCACGGGCGCTCGGGCGAGAGAGTCCGTCGCTTCATAA
- a CDS encoding glycosyltransferase family 39 protein: MTISKKWVWAAFAAFFVLAVFLRVDFLRSVQHLVPHDTLQYDKMVRQWLDTGVYGYKSTQSNAQVTPGYPLIMAAVYKVVDYHTHDPYPYLRYLNVVFSMANLTLLFLMAQRWANDLTALFAAAIAAVYPSFMWTNGAVLTEVPTALLLTAYLYVQMIAFETRKPLHAGLAGILLGLTALIRPEFMPLCLPLYALYWLQTRDRSFWKPLLATLVGLALVMSPWWIRNAVVMDKLILTGTQENPFYAGTFPYKQWGDGLVDEKGKTQKEIALERIRVGFTEHTGLFLKWFTVGKLEYTYGRMFMGAGHMPFYRILPQQNLFHLAIILSGLLGMIFSLRRWRHPLVMPAAVIVVMSGVRLMFIPEYRYNFTVMPLIILFSAYAAAVVIHGLTARFSRAAPPPQRLGNS, translated from the coding sequence ATGACGATTTCGAAAAAATGGGTTTGGGCCGCATTCGCCGCCTTTTTCGTTCTGGCCGTCTTCCTACGCGTTGATTTTCTGAGATCGGTGCAGCATCTCGTTCCGCACGACACACTCCAATACGATAAAATGGTGCGCCAATGGCTGGATACCGGAGTTTACGGCTATAAATCGACCCAGTCGAACGCCCAAGTCACTCCCGGTTATCCGCTCATCATGGCCGCCGTTTACAAGGTCGTGGACTATCACACTCACGATCCGTATCCCTACTTGCGTTATCTCAACGTCGTGTTTAGCATGGCGAACCTCACGCTGCTCTTTCTGATGGCCCAAAGATGGGCGAACGACCTCACTGCGCTATTCGCAGCTGCGATTGCCGCCGTATATCCCTCATTCATGTGGACCAACGGCGCCGTCCTTACCGAGGTGCCCACGGCCCTCCTGTTGACCGCTTATCTGTATGTGCAAATGATCGCTTTCGAGACGCGAAAGCCGCTCCATGCGGGGCTGGCCGGCATACTGCTCGGATTAACCGCGCTCATTCGGCCGGAGTTCATGCCGCTCTGCCTGCCGCTGTACGCACTCTATTGGCTTCAAACCCGTGACAGATCCTTTTGGAAACCGTTGCTCGCGACGCTGGTCGGCCTTGCTCTCGTCATGTCCCCATGGTGGATCCGGAACGCGGTGGTCATGGATAAGCTCATCCTTACCGGCACGCAGGAGAATCCTTTCTATGCCGGAACGTTCCCGTACAAGCAATGGGGCGACGGGCTCGTGGACGAGAAGGGGAAAACCCAAAAGGAGATCGCCCTCGAGAGAATCCGGGTCGGCTTTACGGAGCACACGGGCCTCTTCCTGAAATGGTTCACGGTCGGCAAACTCGAATACACGTACGGCAGGATGTTCATGGGGGCCGGTCATATGCCGTTCTACCGGATCCTCCCCCAGCAAAATCTGTTCCACCTGGCGATCATCTTGTCCGGCTTGCTGGGCATGATTTTCTCGCTGCGGCGATGGCGGCACCCGCTCGTGATGCCGGCCGCCGTCATCGTGGTGATGTCGGGCGTCAGGCTGATGTTCATTCCGGAGTACCGGTATAATTTCACCGTCATGCCGCTCATCATCCTGTTCTCCGCCTATGCCGCAGCAGTTGTCATTCATGGGCTGACCGCCCGGTTCTCCCGGGCCGCCCCGCCCCCGCAGCGACTGGGTAATTCTTAA
- a CDS encoding EamA family transporter, which translates to MVYLALLLNIVLLVAGQVVWKIGLSKAGGLQLENALHVLFSPLIILGVFLYGVATVIWLYVLSRLPLSFVYPLQSFAYVFALIVAFALFKESIPPTRWIGTVIILAGIAVLSWK; encoded by the coding sequence ATGGTGTATCTCGCGCTCCTGCTCAACATCGTGCTGCTCGTAGCCGGCCAAGTTGTCTGGAAAATCGGCTTGTCCAAAGCCGGCGGACTCCAACTCGAAAACGCGCTTCACGTGCTGTTTTCGCCTTTGATTATCCTGGGCGTATTCCTGTACGGCGTTGCGACGGTCATTTGGCTGTACGTGCTATCCCGACTGCCGCTCAGCTTCGTTTACCCGCTCCAGAGCTTCGCCTATGTATTCGCGCTGATCGTCGCATTCGCGCTTTTCAAAGAGAGCATTCCTCCGACCCGCTGGATCGGCACGGTCATCATTCTGGCCGGCATCGCCGTGCTCAGCTGGAAATAA
- a CDS encoding DUF2304 domain-containing protein, translating into MERVQALSIVLSAGLVFAVFYLMRRRLLREQYSLLWLLFGLILFILSLSTTLLEGAASLLGVKYAPALLFLVGIMVCLVLILHLTVVVSRLTERVIRLTQELGMAKHQLDRIQVEEGQ; encoded by the coding sequence ATGGAGAGAGTACAGGCACTGTCGATCGTCCTTAGCGCAGGTCTCGTGTTCGCGGTTTTCTACTTGATGCGCCGAAGGCTGCTTCGGGAACAATATTCTCTTCTCTGGCTGTTATTCGGCCTCATTCTCTTCATTCTGTCTTTAAGCACGACTTTGCTGGAGGGCGCCGCTTCGCTTCTCGGGGTTAAATACGCTCCCGCGCTGCTGTTCCTTGTCGGGATCATGGTCTGCCTGGTGCTGATCCTGCACTTGACCGTCGTGGTTTCCCGCCTGACGGAGCGCGTCATCCGGCTGACCCAGGAGCTGGGCATGGCGAAGCACCAATTGGATCGAATCCAAGTTGAAGAGGGACAGTAA
- a CDS encoding glycosyltransferase family 2 protein, whose amino-acid sequence MNAATPKVCIIIPAYNEDKSIFSVIRTILRLQPDFTVLVIDDGSADRTSQVSKAAGARVIRLPQNLGIGGAVQTGYRYAAANGFDIAVQVDADGQHKPEELPKILEPLLRNEADMVIGSRFVDKTDFRSTVSRRTGIYILSALVTFFTRQPLKDVTSGFRAANRRVIELFAEEYSSDYPEVDSLVIAKRNRCRIREVSVQMEPRQAGSSSITSLKSAYYMVKVSLSVMVKSFR is encoded by the coding sequence ATGAACGCCGCAACGCCCAAAGTATGCATCATCATTCCCGCCTACAACGAGGATAAGTCCATTTTCTCCGTCATTCGCACCATTCTCCGGCTGCAGCCGGATTTCACCGTATTAGTCATCGATGACGGCTCCGCCGACCGAACCTCCCAAGTATCCAAAGCCGCCGGAGCGCGAGTCATCCGGCTTCCTCAAAACCTCGGCATCGGAGGAGCCGTCCAGACCGGCTACCGGTATGCCGCCGCCAACGGTTTCGACATTGCCGTACAGGTAGACGCCGACGGCCAGCATAAGCCCGAGGAGCTGCCTAAAATCCTCGAACCGCTGCTCCGTAATGAAGCGGATATGGTCATCGGTTCCCGTTTCGTGGACAAGACCGACTTCCGCTCGACGGTCAGCCGCAGGACGGGCATCTACATCCTGTCCGCTCTGGTGACGTTCTTCACCCGGCAGCCGCTCAAGGACGTGACCTCGGGTTTCCGGGCCGCCAACCGCCGGGTCATCGAGCTGTTCGCCGAAGAATACTCGTCAGACTACCCGGAGGTCGACTCGCTCGTCATTGCGAAGCGGAACCGCTGCCGAATCCGGGAAGTTTCCGTGCAGATGGAACCCCGCCAAGCCGGGTCATCTTCCATCACCTCGCTTAAATCCGCTTATTATATGGTGAAGGTTTCGCTTTCCGTCATGGTTAAAAGCTTCCGCTAA
- a CDS encoding anti-repressor SinI family protein produces the protein MSNVRAVAEMDQEWVKLVKNARSSGMSVEEIGRLLQCFKEKKKQRNHLAPSRSA, from the coding sequence ATGTCCAATGTCAGGGCAGTTGCCGAGATGGACCAGGAATGGGTGAAGCTGGTCAAAAACGCCCGTAGCTCCGGAATGAGCGTCGAGGAAATCGGAAGGCTTTTGCAATGCTTCAAGGAGAAAAAGAAGCAGCGGAATCACCTGGCTCCATCGCGATCCGCTTAA
- a CDS encoding PQQ-dependent sugar dehydrogenase, with protein MRRWGLSGLIGLVLLLSACEGTENDSQPAVSTSSSSPSVSASEARGEVRLMAAADEGTFDRPVGMALRSGATGKAYIVEQPGRIRLLDLRSPKDKPPVVLDITDRVKDDGNEQGLLGLAFDPAKPEEAYVNYTTATHTVIARFNADPASQDRLDPASEQVILTFKQPYANHNGGQLAFGPDGLLYIGTGDGGGAGDPKGNGQNKMSLLGKILRIDVSRGEGGRMYAIPSDNPFAGGGGAPEIYAFGLRNPWRFNFDSQTGELWAADVGQNEWEEIDVIRKGGNYGWNTREGKACYKPAKGCAAEGLIDPVYVYGHDLGVSVTGGYVYRGESIPEWAGLYVYADYATGTVWGLRRQEGGGVENRTLLETGKQITSFGADEAGEIYVVSQSGGIFKIGVG; from the coding sequence ATGAGACGGTGGGGTTTGAGCGGATTGATCGGATTGGTCTTGCTTCTGTCTGCTTGCGAAGGTACGGAAAACGATTCGCAGCCTGCCGTTTCTACTTCTTCCTCTTCTCCGTCGGTATCGGCATCGGAGGCCCGGGGAGAAGTCCGCCTTATGGCTGCTGCCGACGAGGGAACCTTCGACCGCCCCGTCGGCATGGCGCTCCGAAGCGGAGCAACGGGAAAGGCCTACATTGTGGAGCAACCCGGTCGAATCCGCCTGCTGGACTTGAGAAGCCCGAAAGACAAGCCTCCCGTCGTGCTCGACATCACCGACCGCGTGAAGGACGACGGCAACGAGCAAGGGCTGCTGGGACTGGCTTTTGACCCTGCCAAACCGGAGGAAGCGTACGTCAACTATACGACCGCAACGCATACGGTCATTGCCAGGTTCAATGCGGATCCTGCTTCCCAGGACAGGCTGGACCCGGCCAGTGAGCAGGTTATTTTGACTTTCAAGCAGCCATACGCGAACCATAACGGCGGCCAGCTGGCGTTCGGGCCGGACGGTTTGCTGTACATTGGGACAGGCGACGGCGGAGGGGCGGGCGATCCGAAAGGCAACGGCCAGAACAAGATGTCGCTGCTGGGCAAAATTCTCCGCATCGACGTGAGCCGCGGGGAAGGCGGGCGCATGTACGCGATCCCGTCGGACAACCCCTTCGCGGGCGGGGGAGGCGCACCGGAGATTTACGCCTTCGGGCTCCGCAACCCTTGGAGGTTCAACTTCGATTCCCAGACAGGGGAGCTCTGGGCCGCGGACGTCGGACAGAACGAATGGGAGGAAATCGACGTCATCCGGAAGGGCGGCAATTACGGTTGGAATACCCGCGAAGGCAAAGCCTGTTACAAGCCTGCGAAGGGCTGTGCGGCCGAAGGCTTGATCGATCCCGTTTACGTGTATGGCCATGATCTCGGCGTATCCGTGACCGGCGGTTATGTTTATCGAGGCGAATCCATTCCGGAGTGGGCCGGCTTGTACGTGTACGCCGATTATGCCACGGGAACGGTTTGGGGACTGCGGCGCCAAGAGGGAGGCGGCGTTGAAAACCGGACCCTGCTGGAGACGGGCAAGCAAATTACGTCATTCGGAGCGGATGAAGCGGGGGAAATTTACGTCGTGTCGCAGAGCGGCGGCATTTTCAAAATCGGAGTTGGATGA
- a CDS encoding LacI family DNA-binding transcriptional regulator has translation MKPTIRDVAKMANVSISTVSRVMNSPESVVESKKQRVLGAIEELKYKPNALARGLISKKTHTLGVVIPDIRNAYYAEIIRGMEDASKKLGYSLIICNTDADRNRLFSYLNTFYEKQVDGLLYTSDAVFPDYYKELKRLRMPVVLVSTHSMEYELPSVKIDDEQAAYDATAFLIEAGHRSIGMISFDLSDSIAGQTRYQGYVRALREHNLEFSKDNVFFIQEYYHDPYVAAESLLRQAPNLTAVFASSDVLAMGLLSYLYEKGIQVPDEISVIGFDNIRVSSLTIPKLTTVAQPMYQIGYRAVEKLDARIGGEADPQLRELVPHEIIVRGSTRRLK, from the coding sequence ATGAAGCCCACCATCAGAGATGTCGCCAAGATGGCGAATGTCTCCATCAGTACGGTTTCACGCGTGATGAACTCGCCTGAATCCGTCGTGGAGAGCAAGAAACAACGCGTGCTTGGCGCCATCGAAGAGCTGAAGTACAAACCGAACGCACTCGCCAGGGGATTGATCTCCAAGAAAACGCACACGCTTGGCGTGGTTATCCCGGACATCCGGAACGCCTACTACGCCGAAATCATCCGAGGGATGGAGGATGCCTCCAAGAAACTAGGCTACAGCCTGATCATCTGCAACACGGATGCCGACCGCAATCGCCTGTTTTCCTACCTCAACACCTTCTACGAAAAGCAAGTCGACGGTTTGCTCTACACGAGCGACGCCGTTTTCCCCGACTACTACAAAGAGCTGAAAAGGCTGCGGATGCCCGTCGTTCTCGTCTCTACCCATTCGATGGAGTATGAGCTTCCTTCGGTGAAGATCGACGATGAGCAAGCCGCTTACGATGCCACGGCTTTTCTGATCGAAGCGGGACACCGCAGCATCGGCATGATCAGCTTCGACCTCAGCGACAGCATCGCGGGGCAAACGCGGTACCAAGGTTACGTCCGCGCCTTAAGGGAACATAACCTCGAATTCAGCAAAGACAACGTCTTTTTCATCCAAGAATACTACCATGATCCGTATGTCGCGGCCGAGAGCCTGCTCCGTCAAGCTCCGAATCTGACCGCCGTCTTCGCGTCTTCCGACGTTCTCGCCATGGGGCTCCTCAGTTACCTGTACGAGAAAGGAATTCAGGTCCCGGATGAGATCTCGGTTATCGGATTCGACAACATCCGGGTGTCGAGCCTCACGATCCCGAAGCTGACGACGGTCGCTCAACCCATGTACCAGATCGGTTACCGGGCCGTCGAGAAGCTGGACGCCCGCATCGGCGGGGAAGCCGATCCGCAGCTCAGGGAATTGGTGCCTCACGAAATCATCGTAAGAGGGTCTACCCGGAGGTTGAAGTGA
- a CDS encoding ABC transporter substrate-binding protein, translating to MKKKSFAITLVLIMAFSMLLAACGSKKDNNEASPSASASASTPASTESASPSASPSASAASGGALADALAGKFKGTKVTMFGPFVDVDQVKFEAAIKDFEDKTGIDIAYEGSKEFEATISVRVNGGNAPDIADFPQPGLLANIAKTGKVIDVNSFLDKATMEKKYNKSWLDMATMDGANGKIMAGVWARSSVKSLVWYNKKQFDAAGYTIPKTWDELLKLTDQIAKDGDPAWAIGIESGAATGWPATDWIEDIMLRTTTPENYDKWVKGELPFTDPIVKNAVQKMSDIWFKDGAVYGGRKSIVTTAFGDAPKVLFDNPPKAWLHRQAGFITSFFPEGLKAGEDYDWFPLPSIDPQYGTPALVSGDIYAMFNDRPEVRAVMEFFTTGESIKTWVQSGGVIAPMNDADPSWYSTDVERRMAQFVKDATAIRFDGSDLMPGAVGAGTFWKGMTDYVSGTVNLDKAMEEIQAGWKK from the coding sequence ATCAAGAAAAAGAGTTTTGCGATCACATTGGTACTGATCATGGCGTTCTCCATGCTGCTGGCGGCTTGCGGCAGCAAGAAAGACAACAACGAAGCTTCTCCGAGCGCGAGCGCAAGCGCGAGCACGCCGGCAAGCACCGAATCCGCATCGCCGAGCGCTTCCCCGAGCGCCAGCGCCGCAAGCGGCGGAGCATTGGCCGACGCACTGGCCGGCAAGTTCAAAGGAACGAAAGTCACGATGTTCGGTCCTTTCGTGGACGTCGACCAAGTGAAGTTCGAAGCCGCGATTAAAGACTTCGAAGACAAAACCGGCATCGACATCGCTTACGAAGGCTCCAAAGAATTCGAAGCGACGATCTCCGTCCGCGTTAACGGCGGCAACGCTCCGGACATCGCGGACTTCCCGCAGCCGGGCTTGCTCGCGAACATCGCGAAAACGGGCAAAGTCATCGACGTGAACTCGTTCCTCGACAAAGCGACGATGGAGAAGAAGTACAACAAGAGCTGGCTCGACATGGCCACCATGGACGGCGCGAACGGCAAAATCATGGCCGGCGTATGGGCGCGCAGCAGCGTGAAGAGCTTGGTTTGGTACAACAAGAAACAATTCGACGCAGCAGGTTACACCATTCCGAAAACGTGGGATGAACTGCTCAAGCTGACCGATCAAATCGCCAAAGACGGCGACCCGGCTTGGGCGATCGGCATCGAATCCGGCGCGGCAACCGGCTGGCCGGCAACCGACTGGATCGAAGACATCATGCTGCGCACGACGACTCCGGAAAACTACGACAAGTGGGTCAAAGGCGAGCTTCCGTTCACCGATCCGATCGTGAAAAACGCGGTTCAAAAAATGTCCGACATCTGGTTTAAGGACGGAGCCGTATATGGCGGCCGCAAGTCCATCGTGACGACGGCGTTCGGCGACGCTCCGAAAGTATTGTTCGACAACCCGCCGAAAGCATGGCTGCATCGCCAAGCCGGCTTCATTACCAGCTTCTTCCCGGAAGGCCTGAAGGCCGGGGAAGACTACGACTGGTTCCCGCTGCCTTCGATCGACCCGCAATACGGCACTCCGGCTCTCGTCTCCGGCGATATCTACGCGATGTTCAACGACCGTCCGGAAGTCCGCGCCGTCATGGAATTCTTCACGACGGGCGAGTCCATCAAGACCTGGGTCCAATCCGGCGGCGTTATCGCTCCGATGAACGATGCCGATCCTTCCTGGTACTCCACGGACGTCGAGCGCCGCATGGCTCAATTCGTGAAAGACGCTACCGCGATCCGTTTCGACGGTTCCGACCTCATGCCGGGCGCAGTAGGCGCAGGCACGTTCTGGAAGGGCATGACCGACTACGTGAGCGGCACGGTCAATCTCGACAAAGCGATGGAAGAGATCCAGGCCGGCTGGAAGAAGTAA
- a CDS encoding carbohydrate ABC transporter permease, which translates to MSTASAAKRSMPRIALWSVLVPLFNVAVHSAIFVFLRDSALPPVLYAILAILWGVGGVYSIYWSFNWVIEQYSDVWKRRIQPFLFIGPAIGLLAWLLLIPTIRTFIMSFQDASSSKFVGFANYAAVFTNRLLLTALRNNLLWVVFGATACIILGLLIAVLADRSSFERLAKIIIFMPMAISFVAAGVIWKFIYYYQPGDEQIGLLNAIVVHFGGDPQAWTSMTQPWNNLFLIVILIWMQTGFAMVILSAALKGVPEDILEAARMDGAGEIRIFFRIIIPFISGTLLSVTTTVIVFTLKIFDVVMVMTGGQYDTEVVATQFYRQFFMYQNFGYGSTLAIVLLIAVIPVIVFNLRQIRKQGEI; encoded by the coding sequence ATGTCAACAGCTTCCGCTGCCAAACGCAGCATGCCTCGAATCGCCTTATGGTCGGTTCTCGTGCCTCTGTTCAACGTGGCCGTGCACTCCGCCATTTTCGTGTTCCTGCGGGACAGCGCGCTGCCTCCGGTCTTATACGCGATTCTGGCCATTCTGTGGGGAGTCGGAGGCGTATATTCCATCTATTGGTCCTTTAACTGGGTGATCGAGCAATATTCGGACGTCTGGAAAAGGAGAATCCAGCCGTTCCTGTTCATCGGTCCCGCGATCGGGCTGCTGGCTTGGCTGCTGCTCATTCCGACGATCCGCACGTTCATCATGAGCTTTCAGGACGCGAGCTCCAGCAAATTCGTCGGCTTCGCCAACTACGCGGCGGTATTCACGAACCGGCTTCTGCTGACTGCGTTGCGGAACAACTTGCTGTGGGTCGTGTTCGGTGCGACTGCGTGTATCATTCTCGGTCTGTTGATCGCCGTGCTGGCTGATCGAAGCAGCTTCGAGCGTTTGGCGAAAATCATCATTTTCATGCCGATGGCGATTTCCTTCGTCGCGGCGGGCGTGATCTGGAAGTTCATTTACTACTATCAGCCGGGCGATGAGCAAATCGGCCTGCTGAACGCCATCGTCGTCCACTTCGGCGGAGATCCGCAAGCTTGGACCAGCATGACGCAGCCTTGGAACAATCTGTTCCTCATCGTGATCCTGATCTGGATGCAGACGGGCTTCGCGATGGTCATTCTGTCGGCCGCTTTGAAAGGCGTGCCGGAGGATATTCTGGAAGCCGCCCGCATGGACGGCGCCGGGGAAATCCGCATTTTCTTCCGCATCATCATCCCGTTCATCTCGGGAACCCTGTTGTCCGTCACGACGACGGTCATCGTGTTCACGCTCAAAATTTTCGACGTCGTCATGGTCATGACCGGCGGTCAATATGACACCGAGGTCGTGGCGACCCAGTTTTACCGGCAGTTCTTCATGTACCAAAACTTCGGATACGGCTCGACGCTTGCCATCGTCCTCCTGATCGCCGTCATTCCCGTGATCGTGTTCAATTTGCGCCAGATCCGGAAACAGGGGGAGATCTGA
- a CDS encoding carbohydrate ABC transporter permease: protein MRRRKSRRTGSKTLVNTILAVICLIWLIPTVGLLVSSFRPASDILKTGWWTVAPHRENVTKDKIQLPKDTDLRQPIEVQGKTYTDAELRKGVKAPDGSTLVWENRRARLIDIQKPGWKMNADFTLDNYKGVLTGKTYKLVQPDGSERTEKGSNLSRAFLNTIVVSIPATVIPILIASFAAYAFAWLKFPFRKTLFVMVIMLLVVPLQVALIPVSNDFAALGLNGNFLGIWIAHAGFGLPLATYFMYSYISQLPKDLFESAYMDGATNFTIFTRLILPLAVPSIASISIFQFLWVWNDYLVSLIFLGGQESVQVLSMRIANMVGSRGDAWHLLTAAAFVSMLMPLAVFFGLQRYFVRGLLGGSVKG from the coding sequence ATGAGAAGAAGGAAATCACGCCGCACGGGCTCCAAAACGCTCGTCAACACGATACTCGCCGTCATCTGTCTCATTTGGCTCATCCCGACGGTAGGACTGCTCGTTTCCTCGTTCCGCCCGGCCAGCGATATTTTAAAAACCGGCTGGTGGACGGTCGCGCCTCATCGGGAGAACGTCACCAAGGATAAAATCCAGCTTCCGAAAGACACGGATTTGAGGCAGCCGATCGAAGTGCAGGGCAAAACGTATACCGACGCTGAACTTCGCAAAGGAGTCAAGGCGCCCGACGGTTCCACGCTGGTTTGGGAAAACCGCCGCGCTCGCCTGATTGACATACAGAAGCCCGGCTGGAAAATGAACGCCGACTTTACGCTGGATAACTACAAAGGCGTTCTGACCGGCAAAACCTACAAGCTCGTGCAGCCGGACGGCAGCGAGCGGACCGAGAAGGGCAGTAACCTGTCGCGGGCGTTCCTGAACACGATCGTCGTGTCGATCCCGGCGACGGTCATCCCGATCTTGATCGCAAGCTTCGCCGCGTATGCGTTCGCTTGGCTCAAATTCCCGTTCCGCAAAACGCTGTTCGTGATGGTGATCATGCTGCTCGTCGTTCCGTTGCAGGTGGCGCTCATTCCAGTGTCGAATGATTTCGCGGCGCTCGGGCTGAACGGCAACTTCCTCGGCATCTGGATCGCGCACGCGGGCTTCGGCTTGCCGCTGGCGACGTACTTCATGTACTCCTACATCAGCCAGCTGCCGAAGGATCTGTTCGAATCGGCCTACATGGACGGCGCGACGAACTTCACGATTTTCACGCGGCTGATTCTGCCGCTCGCGGTTCCGTCGATCGCGTCGATCAGCATCTTCCAGTTCCTGTGGGTGTGGAACGACTACCTCGTCTCGCTCATCTTCCTGGGCGGGCAGGAAAGCGTCCAGGTGTTGTCCATGCGGATCGCCAACATGGTCGGTTCCCGCGGCGATGCTTGGCACTTGCTCACCGCAGCCGCTTTCGTGTCGATGCTCATGCCGCTCGCCGTCTTCTTCGGCCTGCAGCGCTACTTCGTTCGCGGCCTGCTCGGCGGTTCGGTTAAGGGGTAA